A genomic window from Prosthecobacter sp. SYSU 5D2 includes:
- a CDS encoding P-loop NTPase fold protein: MSSAPAAQPSQEYLPDQAAKVDHFERRDFARRLADTIVKRRQEECLTVSIVGSWGSGKSTVLDMMTEELDTRTADEGTCLLVNFNPWKYSGQDTLLYHLFEAMVKRIDPDLKVLTTWQNMKRNASKARKWLSAGGGAMSHAYMPGSGGVTSGLLNAILPEEFKAHVDELKVQTADHLKGSNLRMVVLLDDVDRLEAEEILLLFRSLKLVADLPNTTFVIAMDEDHVSQIICRQLDGRPETGRKYLEKIINVRLKLPIIPPEVLEEYALEKLFKVWKDSSSAILPEDSSRVRSIFSRLHAPFVRTPRTVKAIANAFQFALGMLVDELHPGDVLLLEATRLLHPQLYEKIPEVIPTLPTSDGFEIFDTLEDRHEPRHQAWEILAGCLTEEVRAYKTSIQDALEVWFPQLGSIITYDAEYIRRRQFICSPDYFWRYFSMGIQKKDVHDARVRGWCALAEREPAKADASLTEHLSKPYARVFLKKVKNFCETDWTARQAVILSLVRVTSQKPAFQQSEDWRPSFWRTSAELAAEWVRTLTKEDRVMAALELVKRTEDVDWNMTLGDYLRNDDSIYNFKQLGQSPGKLDEEMAEQSLAAYENGKIPESNVMICFRVWCLYRHLSAVKKRLEELAKQEPIVALHLVTGPCTFSRSVQGTGWQWEGMKELTKVEHVIPRAILKIKLQEALPEPRPANLGRNAPDSEIHTLQEVGWLCLDTIAEAEKLEAAGAIGPFPVHSQRARDADSGEAEGVEYLEGAQDGTPPEDGRGPA; encoded by the coding sequence ATGAGTTCCGCCCCTGCTGCCCAGCCTTCTCAAGAGTACCTGCCGGATCAGGCCGCCAAGGTGGATCACTTTGAGCGGCGCGACTTTGCCCGCAGGCTGGCGGATACGATCGTGAAACGCCGTCAGGAGGAATGCCTGACCGTGTCCATCGTTGGCTCCTGGGGCAGCGGCAAGAGCACAGTGCTGGACATGATGACCGAGGAACTGGACACCCGCACGGCGGACGAGGGCACGTGCCTTTTGGTGAATTTCAATCCCTGGAAATACTCAGGCCAGGACACGCTTCTGTATCACCTGTTTGAGGCCATGGTGAAGCGGATTGATCCGGACCTGAAGGTGCTGACGACGTGGCAAAACATGAAACGCAACGCCTCCAAGGCCAGGAAGTGGCTGAGCGCAGGTGGCGGAGCAATGTCTCATGCCTACATGCCTGGCAGCGGGGGAGTGACTAGCGGTTTGTTAAATGCCATCCTCCCGGAAGAGTTCAAAGCACATGTGGATGAACTCAAGGTGCAAACCGCCGATCATCTCAAAGGCAGCAATCTGCGAATGGTGGTCCTGCTGGATGATGTGGACCGGCTGGAGGCGGAGGAGATCCTGCTGCTCTTCCGCAGCCTGAAGCTGGTGGCAGACCTGCCTAACACAACGTTTGTCATCGCCATGGATGAGGACCACGTCAGTCAGATCATCTGCCGCCAGTTGGATGGCCGCCCGGAGACGGGGCGGAAATACCTGGAAAAAATCATCAACGTACGCCTGAAACTGCCAATCATTCCGCCCGAGGTGCTGGAGGAATATGCGCTAGAGAAGTTATTCAAAGTTTGGAAGGACTCGTCATCGGCGATTCTTCCAGAAGACAGCAGCCGCGTGCGGTCTATTTTCAGCCGATTGCACGCGCCCTTTGTACGCACACCACGCACGGTCAAAGCCATCGCCAATGCGTTTCAGTTTGCTCTTGGCATGCTGGTTGATGAGCTGCATCCAGGAGATGTGTTGCTGCTGGAGGCCACGCGGCTGTTGCATCCTCAGTTATACGAGAAAATTCCAGAAGTGATTCCAACCCTGCCGACAAGCGATGGTTTTGAAATTTTCGATACACTTGAGGATCGCCATGAGCCAAGGCACCAGGCCTGGGAAATTTTGGCAGGATGCCTGACTGAGGAAGTGAGGGCGTACAAAACGAGCATCCAAGATGCGCTGGAAGTATGGTTTCCCCAACTGGGTTCAATCATAACCTATGATGCAGAATACATTCGTCGTCGCCAGTTCATCTGCTCACCCGATTACTTCTGGCGTTACTTTTCCATGGGTATCCAGAAAAAGGATGTCCATGATGCGCGAGTGCGCGGCTGGTGTGCGCTGGCAGAGCGGGAGCCAGCCAAGGCGGATGCATCCTTGACGGAGCATCTTAGCAAACCCTACGCCCGCGTGTTTCTAAAGAAGGTGAAAAACTTTTGTGAGACAGACTGGACAGCACGCCAGGCGGTCATTCTGTCCCTGGTCAGGGTGACGAGCCAAAAGCCTGCGTTTCAACAGTCCGAAGATTGGAGACCGAGTTTTTGGAGAACAAGTGCAGAATTAGCTGCTGAATGGGTTCGCACCTTGACCAAAGAAGACCGTGTGATGGCAGCTCTAGAACTAGTGAAAAGAACGGAGGATGTGGATTGGAACATGACCTTGGGAGATTATCTGCGAAATGATGATAGCATTTATAATTTTAAACAGTTAGGCCAGTCACCGGGAAAACTGGACGAAGAAATGGCTGAGCAAAGTCTGGCTGCCTATGAAAACGGAAAAATTCCGGAGAGCAATGTGATGATTTGTTTCCGCGTGTGGTGTCTCTACAGACACCTTTCGGCAGTCAAAAAACGTTTGGAGGAATTGGCGAAACAGGAGCCTATTGTGGCTTTGCACTTGGTGACGGGACCTTGCACTTTTTCCAGAAGTGTACAGGGGACTGGCTGGCAATGGGAAGGGATGAAAGAGCTTACAAAAGTGGAACATGTAATCCCGCGCGCGATATTGAAGATAAAGTTGCAAGAGGCTTTGCCAGAGCCTCGCCCTGCAAACCTAGGGCGGAACGCGCCAGACAGCGAAATTCACACCCTTCAAGAAGTGGGCTGGCTGTGCCTGGACACGATTGCGGAAGCGGAAAAGCTGGAGGCAGCGGGAGCAATTGGCCCTTTCCCTGTCCACTCACAGAGAGCGCGTGATGCTGATTCCGGGGAGGCTGAAGGAGTGGAGTATCTGGAAGGGGCGCAAGATGGCACGCCGCCGGAGGATGGAAGAGGCCCGGCTTGA
- a CDS encoding IS110 family transposase — protein MKTASAHRPQPPPAAPPEPSLPGVAAALGIDVSKHSFNVCLLAYKDAKPQHGKFVSSPEGHAAFITWLQRTSQGRSVHICLEETGSYGLALAAFLHQAGHHVSLVNAALIKNHARSLNLRNKNDPLDAWMIATYTLERVPPRWRPLAGSHQKLRDLARRRHQIQAMIIQEKNHLEAARDESVIKHIGKMTALLQTELDGLWQQMLALVEADAAMKHQEELLRSIPGIGPVTAVMLLAELPWLDSFESARQLCAYAGLSPRQHQSGSSARGRTRMCKQGRSSLRTLMFMPSVRLLSSKRGPLREFADRLLKAGKAPKCVAGALMRKLMALVFAILRSGKPFDPQYRPAPKETAA, from the coding sequence ATGAAAACTGCCTCCGCCCACCGTCCCCAGCCTCCGCCTGCTGCTCCGCCCGAGCCCTCGCTGCCAGGCGTCGCCGCCGCCCTCGGCATTGACGTCTCCAAGCACAGCTTCAACGTCTGCCTCCTGGCCTACAAGGACGCCAAGCCTCAGCATGGGAAGTTCGTCTCCAGCCCCGAGGGCCACGCCGCCTTCATCACCTGGCTCCAGCGCACCAGCCAGGGCCGCAGCGTCCACATCTGCCTGGAGGAAACCGGCAGCTACGGCCTGGCCCTGGCCGCCTTCCTCCACCAGGCCGGCCACCACGTCAGCCTCGTCAATGCGGCCCTCATTAAAAACCACGCCCGCAGCCTCAACCTGCGCAACAAGAACGATCCCCTGGACGCCTGGATGATCGCCACCTACACGCTGGAACGCGTGCCGCCCCGCTGGCGGCCCCTGGCGGGCTCCCACCAGAAGCTGCGCGACCTGGCGCGCCGCCGCCACCAGATCCAGGCCATGATCATCCAGGAAAAAAACCACCTGGAAGCCGCACGCGACGAGTCGGTCATCAAGCACATCGGCAAGATGACCGCGCTGCTGCAAACCGAGCTCGATGGGCTCTGGCAGCAGATGCTCGCCCTGGTGGAGGCCGATGCGGCCATGAAACACCAGGAAGAACTGCTGCGCAGCATCCCCGGCATCGGCCCGGTGACCGCCGTCATGCTGCTGGCCGAGCTGCCGTGGCTCGACAGCTTCGAGAGCGCCCGGCAGCTGTGCGCCTACGCCGGGCTGAGCCCGCGCCAGCACCAGAGCGGCAGCAGCGCGAGGGGCCGCACGCGCATGTGCAAGCAGGGCCGCAGCAGCCTGCGCACCCTGATGTTCATGCCCTCGGTGAGGCTGTTGAGCAGCAAGCGAGGACCGCTGCGGGAGTTTGCCGACCGGCTGCTCAAAGCTGGCAAAGCCCCCAAATGCGTGGCCGGAGCGCTAATGCGCAAGCTCATGGCGCTGGTGTTTGCCATCCTGCGCTCCGGCAAGCCTTTTGATCCGCAATACCGGCCTGCACCCAAAGAAACCGCCGCCTGA
- a CDS encoding arsenate reductase family protein gives MLKVYAYQGCSTCKSALKWLKARSIPHQEIPIRETPPTLPELRAMLAAKTGDLRPLFNTSGQDYRALGLKDQLPTMSTDEALEMLVANGNLVKRPFAIDESAGVHLVGFKEAEWEKALKA, from the coding sequence ATGCTGAAAGTCTATGCCTACCAGGGCTGCTCCACCTGCAAGAGCGCCCTCAAGTGGCTCAAAGCCCGGTCCATTCCCCATCAAGAAATCCCCATCCGCGAGACCCCGCCCACCCTGCCCGAACTGCGCGCCATGCTGGCCGCCAAAACCGGCGACCTCCGCCCCCTCTTCAACACCTCCGGCCAGGACTACCGCGCCCTCGGCCTGAAGGACCAGCTGCCCACGATGTCCACCGACGAAGCCCTGGAGATGCTCGTCGCGAATGGCAACCTCGTGAAACGGCCCTTCGCGATTGATGAGTCCGCCGGTGTGCATCTCGTGGGTTTTAAGGAAGCGGAATGGGAGAAGGCGTTGAAGGCCTAA
- a CDS encoding phage capsid protein, whose protein sequence is MPFQVPQFFTTDFSRNWEMLAQQKDSRLGPTVTADSFFGKRKKYNQLDVGEMTEVTDRKGVTPDHDTTGRAYWIYRRKFHFTRTWDEDDSLNLGQVALPDSDEMQSAVAAGNRTKDKVIIQAFDGSRKVEDCGTEEEAFNLAGTQQVAANYGGSNSGLTVEKIIRAKKILDENEVDDGDRFFVVASHQLNEDMLTSEKITSGDYMQVKALIDGQVDRFAGFTFVRSEQLPKSGQIRSAFAYHKSGIKWADNGRSTHVDIRADKNHAVQMRAVYRMGAVRTEDKRIVRVLCDEAP, encoded by the coding sequence ATGCCATTCCAAGTACCGCAATTTTTCACCACTGATTTCTCCCGCAACTGGGAGATGCTGGCGCAGCAGAAGGACTCGCGCCTGGGGCCGACGGTGACGGCCGATTCCTTCTTCGGCAAACGCAAGAAGTATAACCAGCTCGATGTGGGCGAAATGACGGAGGTGACGGACCGCAAGGGCGTGACGCCGGACCATGACACGACGGGCCGGGCCTACTGGATCTACCGCCGGAAGTTCCACTTCACCCGCACGTGGGATGAGGATGACAGCCTGAACCTGGGCCAGGTGGCGCTGCCGGACTCGGATGAAATGCAGAGCGCGGTGGCGGCGGGGAACCGGACGAAGGACAAGGTGATCATCCAGGCCTTTGACGGCAGCCGCAAGGTGGAGGACTGCGGCACGGAGGAGGAGGCCTTTAACCTGGCGGGGACGCAGCAGGTGGCAGCCAATTACGGCGGCTCCAACTCGGGCCTGACGGTGGAAAAGATCATCCGGGCGAAGAAGATCCTGGATGAGAATGAGGTGGATGACGGGGACCGCTTTTTTGTGGTGGCCTCCCACCAGCTCAATGAGGACATGCTGACCTCGGAGAAGATCACCAGCGGGGATTACATGCAGGTGAAGGCGCTCATTGACGGGCAGGTGGACAGGTTCGCCGGGTTCACGTTTGTGCGCTCGGAGCAGCTGCCGAAGAGCGGGCAGATCCGCTCGGCCTTTGCCTACCACAAGTCCGGCATCAAGTGGGCGGACAACGGGCGCTCCACGCATGTGGACATCCGTGCGGACAAGAACCATGCGGTGCAGATGCGGGCGGTGTACCGCATGGGGGCGGTGCGCACGGAGGACAAACGAATCGTCCGCGTGCTGTGCGACGAGGCTCCGTGA
- a CDS encoding COR domain-containing protein — protein sequence MSNKHKFSNAQAAYDEALRRIEKCRQQGKNGTVLNLGGLGLTALPPEIGQLTSLTELELSHNQLTSLPPEIGLLNSLRQLDLDNNQLSSLPPEIGLLTSLTWLFLSYNPLTRLPPELCRLRSLVSFFLECTELQELPLFLHDLKNLEMLILHGNAQLDLPDEVLGADYFEFVQGEKPASPQEILAYYFAQRGGVKRPLNEVKVLVVGESEVGKTSIIRQLRGEKHNPKEDKTHGIERHRLSMDCGRLGRVRLNVWDFGGQDIMHATHQFFLTHRSVYVLVLDSRQNERQTRMDYWLKLIASYGGDSPVIIVCNKADQQVMQLNWTGLQKDHPQIKGFVKEVCCYHCEKEDRRKGLDELRQLIAQTVEQHVEGVDQPLLKTWLDLKDALETDGRPYLTLDEYHLLAKKSGIADRQHRDILLSLMHQLGSVLHFSEHAIFEKDRARNATTAQVEELNVLDPGWVTGAIYKLLNDAELIRAGGRMDRASMARSLAELEGRQYPGTKQDFIIAMMRRFEICFPFDGETDRWFLPDLLNKDEVDTGNWAGAMAFRYQYQVLPGSIISRLMVRLHSHIARHCLWRTGAKFKKAPCEALVRSDEEKAQVDICVRGGSKSQRQAFLALICGTLEDIHRSWSGHLPVEAQLPLPKHPDVYVGYEKYLQLEGKEIGRHQEMVNGLLEEIEVTTVLNQVSQRPQRNKEREKRRPKDEMRQGRASKVENHFHAPVQFGDKIIHDNSIHARDILHSQVAQTMENCNNLIQQHPDDEVKTLLESLTKDVEILLACLEQEPQEEAATHLELLTEAVTCPTPNRGRFTLAAKGLRKCVTFVKDFTGDIATTLENLRQILWP from the coding sequence ATGTCTAACAAGCACAAGTTTTCCAATGCCCAGGCGGCTTATGATGAAGCGCTGAGAAGGATTGAGAAATGTCGTCAGCAAGGAAAAAATGGAACAGTTTTGAATTTAGGAGGACTCGGGTTGACCGCATTGCCGCCGGAGATTGGCCAGCTCACCTCGCTGACGGAGCTTGAACTCTCCCACAACCAGCTCACGAGCCTGCCACCGGAGATCGGACTGCTAAACTCGCTCAGGCAACTTGATCTCGATAACAACCAGCTATCAAGCCTGCCACCGGAGATCGGCCTGCTCACCTCGCTCACATGGCTTTTTCTCTCTTATAACCCGCTCACCCGCCTACCACCAGAACTGTGTCGTTTGCGCTCATTAGTAAGTTTTTTCCTAGAGTGTACTGAGCTACAGGAACTGCCGCTTTTTTTGCATGATCTGAAAAATCTGGAGATGCTTATATTGCATGGGAACGCTCAATTGGACCTTCCCGATGAGGTGCTTGGAGCAGATTACTTTGAGTTTGTTCAGGGCGAAAAACCCGCCTCCCCCCAAGAAATCCTCGCTTATTACTTCGCGCAGCGTGGCGGAGTTAAACGCCCGCTCAACGAAGTCAAAGTCCTCGTCGTGGGGGAGAGCGAGGTGGGCAAGACCTCGATCATCCGCCAGCTTCGTGGGGAGAAACATAACCCGAAGGAGGACAAGACGCATGGCATCGAAAGGCATCGTTTATCCATGGACTGCGGGCGGCTGGGCAGGGTGCGGCTGAATGTGTGGGATTTTGGCGGGCAGGACATCATGCATGCCACGCATCAATTTTTCCTGACGCATCGCAGCGTGTATGTGCTAGTGCTGGACAGCCGCCAAAACGAAAGGCAGACGCGCATGGACTACTGGCTGAAATTGATCGCCTCCTATGGAGGTGATTCGCCGGTCATCATCGTCTGCAACAAGGCAGACCAGCAGGTGATGCAGCTCAACTGGACCGGCCTGCAAAAGGACCACCCGCAGATCAAGGGCTTCGTCAAAGAAGTCTGCTGTTACCACTGTGAAAAAGAGGACCGCCGCAAGGGCCTGGACGAGCTGCGCCAGCTCATCGCCCAGACGGTGGAGCAGCATGTGGAGGGCGTGGACCAACCTCTGCTGAAGACCTGGCTGGACCTGAAGGACGCGCTGGAGACCGATGGCCGCCCCTACCTGACGCTGGATGAGTATCATTTGTTAGCCAAGAAGAGCGGCATCGCCGACCGCCAGCACCGCGACATCCTGCTCAGCCTCATGCACCAGCTCGGTAGCGTGCTGCATTTCAGCGAGCACGCCATCTTTGAAAAAGACCGCGCCCGCAATGCCACTACCGCCCAGGTGGAGGAGCTGAACGTACTGGACCCCGGCTGGGTCACGGGCGCCATTTACAAGCTGCTCAATGATGCGGAGCTGATCCGCGCCGGCGGCCGCATGGACCGGGCCAGCATGGCGCGATCGCTCGCTGAACTGGAAGGCCGCCAATATCCAGGCACCAAGCAAGACTTCATCATCGCCATGATGCGCCGGTTTGAGATCTGCTTCCCCTTTGACGGGGAGACGGACCGGTGGTTCCTGCCAGACCTGCTGAACAAGGACGAGGTGGACACCGGGAACTGGGCCGGAGCCATGGCCTTTCGTTATCAATACCAGGTACTGCCCGGCAGCATCATCAGCCGGCTCATGGTGCGGCTGCACTCTCACATCGCCCGCCACTGCCTGTGGCGCACCGGGGCCAAGTTTAAAAAGGCTCCGTGTGAGGCCCTGGTGCGCAGCGACGAGGAAAAAGCCCAGGTGGACATCTGCGTGCGCGGCGGCAGCAAGAGCCAGCGGCAGGCCTTTCTGGCGCTCATCTGCGGCACCCTGGAAGACATCCACCGCTCCTGGTCCGGCCATCTGCCCGTGGAGGCCCAGCTGCCCCTGCCGAAGCACCCGGACGTCTATGTGGGCTACGAGAAGTACTTGCAGTTAGAAGGCAAGGAGATTGGTCGTCATCAAGAAATGGTGAACGGCCTGCTGGAAGAAATCGAAGTGACCACCGTGCTCAACCAGGTCAGCCAGCGCCCGCAGCGCAACAAGGAGCGCGAGAAGCGTCGGCCCAAGGATGAAATGCGGCAGGGGCGCGCTAGTAAAGTTGAGAACCATTTCCATGCCCCCGTCCAATTTGGAGACAAGATCATTCACGATAACAGCATCCACGCCCGTGACATCCTCCACAGCCAGGTGGCCCAGACGATGGAAAACTGCAACAACCTGATCCAGCAGCATCCCGATGACGAGGTGAAAACCCTGCTGGAAAGCCTAACCAAAGATGTGGAAATCCTGCTCGCCTGCCTGGAGCAGGAGCCGCAGGAAGAGGCCGCCACCCACCTGGAATTGCTGACGGAGGCCGTGACCTGCCCGACGCCCAACCGCGGGAGGTTCACCCTGGCTGCAAAGGGCCTGCGAAAGTGCGTCACTTTCGTCAAAGACTTCACCGGCGACATCGCCACCACCCTCGAAAACCTCCGCCAGATCCTCTGGCCCTAG
- a CDS encoding portal protein, which produces MEANPDQNMALRARKICRRWQEMSGALSVWRAQWQEIADLMMPRKAGMTAQVMTPGAGKEARLFDTTAGDALMTMAGGLMSWTTPANEAWFNFQPVAGLRDRDPVKLWLADCSQRQLELLANSSFYTERHEDLLNHCCFGLSAMYVGLEGGRLRFESLPVGSFAIEENAFGEVDTLFREMDLTARQAVEMFGEERLPPKILACWRQEEKAGQMFKFIHAVYPREEGERPQGAGRLADWGKAWASCYVECGEKVLVKESGYDSFPFSVGRYLKWSALGCKSPYGYGPGFAALPDVRQVNFLQMMMDVAAEKMVRPAMIAPEEMEGDLILSAGGITYMPSSLGVERWPRPVQQVGDYGIGHDRIRMRQEAIRTKFHYDLFNLFAKLDRPQMTAREVAERAAEKITLITPAFSRLVAEKDTPMLQRLFTLSAEAGLFAPPPAEAVEGMEGYMMRVPTPSVDYTSRLALAVQQLHHGAFERQLEGDMAVARFDPSVMDNYNWDAISRDRARSNGMPVGWLREEKAVAQMRQARADAAAAAQGLEMAQRASQAVKNVGGPEQAGKMLEGLAGGGLT; this is translated from the coding sequence ATGGAGGCGAACCCTGATCAAAACATGGCGCTGCGGGCGCGGAAGATCTGCCGCCGGTGGCAGGAGATGAGCGGGGCGCTGTCCGTGTGGAGGGCGCAGTGGCAGGAGATCGCGGATCTGATGATGCCGCGCAAGGCGGGCATGACGGCGCAGGTGATGACGCCGGGCGCGGGGAAGGAGGCGCGGCTGTTTGACACGACGGCGGGGGATGCGCTGATGACGATGGCGGGCGGCCTGATGAGCTGGACGACGCCGGCGAATGAGGCGTGGTTTAACTTTCAGCCGGTGGCGGGTCTGCGGGACCGGGACCCGGTGAAGCTGTGGCTGGCGGACTGCTCGCAGAGGCAGCTGGAGCTGCTGGCGAATTCGTCTTTTTACACGGAGCGGCATGAGGATCTGCTGAACCACTGCTGCTTTGGCCTGTCGGCAATGTATGTGGGGCTGGAGGGAGGACGGCTGCGGTTTGAATCGCTGCCGGTGGGGAGTTTTGCGATCGAGGAGAATGCGTTTGGGGAGGTGGACACGCTGTTCCGGGAGATGGACCTGACGGCGCGGCAGGCGGTGGAGATGTTTGGCGAGGAGCGGCTGCCGCCGAAGATCCTGGCGTGCTGGCGGCAGGAGGAGAAGGCGGGGCAGATGTTTAAATTCATCCATGCGGTGTATCCGCGGGAGGAGGGGGAGCGGCCGCAGGGGGCGGGGCGGCTGGCGGACTGGGGGAAGGCGTGGGCGTCCTGCTATGTGGAGTGCGGGGAGAAGGTGCTGGTGAAGGAGAGCGGGTATGACAGCTTCCCCTTCAGCGTGGGGCGGTATTTGAAGTGGTCGGCCCTGGGCTGCAAGTCGCCCTATGGCTATGGGCCGGGCTTTGCGGCGCTGCCGGATGTGCGGCAGGTGAACTTCCTGCAGATGATGATGGATGTGGCGGCGGAGAAGATGGTGCGTCCGGCGATGATCGCGCCGGAGGAGATGGAGGGGGATCTGATTTTGTCCGCAGGGGGCATCACGTACATGCCGTCCAGCCTGGGCGTGGAGCGGTGGCCGCGGCCGGTGCAGCAGGTGGGGGATTATGGCATTGGCCATGACCGCATCCGCATGCGGCAGGAGGCGATCCGGACGAAGTTTCACTACGATCTTTTCAATCTGTTTGCGAAGCTGGACCGGCCGCAGATGACGGCGCGGGAGGTGGCGGAGCGGGCGGCGGAGAAGATCACGCTGATCACGCCGGCCTTCTCCCGGCTGGTGGCGGAAAAGGATACGCCGATGCTGCAGCGGCTGTTTACGCTGTCGGCGGAGGCGGGCCTCTTTGCCCCGCCGCCGGCGGAGGCGGTGGAGGGGATGGAGGGCTACATGATGCGGGTGCCGACGCCGTCCGTGGACTATACCTCGCGCCTGGCGCTGGCGGTGCAGCAACTGCATCACGGGGCGTTTGAGCGGCAGCTGGAGGGGGACATGGCGGTGGCGCGCTTTGACCCTTCGGTGATGGACAACTACAACTGGGACGCGATCTCCCGCGACCGGGCGCGCAGCAACGGGATGCCGGTGGGCTGGCTGCGGGAGGAGAAGGCGGTGGCGCAGATGCGGCAGGCACGCGCGGACGCGGCTGCTGCTGCCCAGGGCCTGGAGATGGCGCAGCGGGCCTCCCAGGCGGTGAAGAACGTGGGCGGCCCGGAGCAGGCCGGGAAGATGCTGGAAGGCCTGGCGGGAGGCGGCCTAACGTGA
- a CDS encoding ImmA/IrrE family metallo-endopeptidase translates to MPATVPAASSEPIPANATKAAVDTYAGQVADALGYKPGINLDDLVARLGGRVEHDAWELSEGSGSLEVFPDGKPAFIIRLPYFAGRLRNRFTIAHELGHYFLHSNGGKNPIRIFREGSDRCEWEANWFAAGFLLPAGRFREDWTRLRSISGLADLYQVSQAVIEIRLKTLALG, encoded by the coding sequence ATGCCAGCCACCGTCCCAGCTGCATCTTCTGAACCAATACCGGCCAATGCCACCAAGGCCGCCGTGGACACCTATGCCGGACAGGTAGCCGATGCGCTTGGGTATAAGCCTGGCATCAATCTGGATGATCTGGTGGCCCGGCTGGGAGGCAGGGTGGAGCATGATGCCTGGGAACTGAGTGAAGGCAGCGGCAGCCTGGAGGTCTTTCCCGATGGCAAGCCCGCTTTCATCATCAGGCTGCCTTACTTTGCCGGCCGTTTGCGCAACCGCTTCACCATCGCCCATGAGCTAGGGCATTATTTCCTCCATTCCAATGGCGGAAAAAATCCCATCCGCATCTTCCGGGAAGGCAGTGACCGTTGCGAATGGGAGGCCAACTGGTTTGCCGCAGGCTTTCTCCTGCCCGCCGGGCGTTTCCGGGAGGACTGGACCCGGCTTCGCAGCATCTCAGGGCTGGCGGACCTTTATCAAGTGTCCCAGGCGGTCATCGAAATCCGCCTGAAAACGCTTGCCTTGGGATGA
- a CDS encoding IS4 family transposase, producing the protein MAAHTKFFPSFHRHLFGRPPLSGRQQIERKAREADQLCLTQLLTLFEEVLPPSLAGYKTSHGCNSRNRIYTPLVTFWAFLSQTLDADGSCRRAVTRVQTLCSALGMKLPDQDTGAYCTARARLPIRLLIKVHTHIVEKLGAMPREGRRVLVMDGTSIRMPDTKENAAVYAQAPQQKPGCGFPLMPVLGLFDLHGGTWIAAVKSKPRAHDALLAWRMLKHLRSGDILLADRAFGSYAFIAACKARGVDVVMRLHQARDPQLEKGKRMGDNDWHVTWNRPLQAPKGQHKARHAALPATLELRLVKVQSTSPGFRTQELQVVTTLRDTTAICGVQIAAWYRQRWQVELYFDDIKTSLHMHALRCKTPHMVVRELLMHMIAYNLVRHLMVSAEPMRELKAKGVLSFKGTLDRLDQWQWAIWSAPSAKQARQRRDVLLQTIADDAVPLRPGRKEPRVCKDRQNKYTFMTKPRHLYDLQDDLAHAS; encoded by the coding sequence ATGGCTGCGCATACGAAGTTCTTTCCCTCGTTTCACCGGCATCTTTTCGGGCGGCCACCGCTCAGTGGCAGACAGCAGATTGAGCGCAAAGCACGCGAGGCTGACCAGCTCTGTCTGACTCAGTTGCTCACGCTCTTTGAAGAGGTCCTGCCTCCGTCTCTGGCAGGCTACAAGACGAGCCATGGCTGCAACAGTCGCAACCGCATCTACACGCCGCTGGTCACTTTCTGGGCCTTCCTCTCGCAGACTCTGGATGCCGATGGCAGTTGCCGCCGTGCGGTCACGCGCGTGCAGACCTTGTGCTCCGCACTCGGAATGAAGCTTCCCGACCAGGACACGGGCGCTTACTGCACGGCACGGGCACGGCTGCCCATTCGCCTGCTCATCAAGGTTCACACGCACATTGTTGAGAAGCTCGGAGCAATGCCGCGTGAAGGCCGTCGTGTGCTGGTGATGGATGGCACCAGCATCCGCATGCCTGACACCAAGGAGAACGCCGCTGTCTACGCGCAGGCCCCGCAGCAAAAGCCCGGCTGCGGGTTCCCGCTGATGCCAGTTCTGGGACTCTTCGATCTCCATGGCGGCACCTGGATCGCTGCGGTCAAAAGCAAGCCGAGAGCGCACGATGCATTGCTGGCCTGGCGCATGCTCAAGCATCTGCGCAGTGGCGACATCCTGCTGGCTGATCGTGCCTTTGGCTCTTACGCCTTCATCGCCGCGTGCAAGGCGCGTGGCGTCGATGTGGTCATGCGGCTGCATCAGGCGCGGGACCCGCAGCTGGAAAAGGGCAAACGCATGGGCGACAACGACTGGCACGTCACCTGGAATCGCCCGCTGCAAGCGCCCAAGGGACAGCACAAAGCACGTCATGCCGCACTGCCCGCCACGCTGGAGCTGCGCCTGGTCAAGGTGCAAAGCACCAGCCCCGGCTTCCGCACGCAGGAACTGCAGGTCGTCACCACGCTGCGCGACACCACGGCGATCTGCGGCGTGCAGATCGCCGCGTGGTATCGGCAGCGCTGGCAGGTGGAACTCTACTTTGATGACATCAAGACCAGCCTGCACATGCACGCGCTGCGCTGCAAGACACCGCACATGGTCGTGCGCGAACTGCTCATGCACATGATCGCCTACAACCTCGTGCGGCATCTCATGGTCAGCGCCGAACCGATGCGTGAACTCAAGGCCAAAGGTGTTCTGTCGTTTAAAGGCACCCTGGACCGGCTCGACCAATGGCAGTGGGCCATCTGGAGTGCACCGAGCGCCAAACAAGCCCGTCAACGGCGTGACGTGCTGCTGCAAACCATCGCCGATGACGCGGTGCCACTAAGACCCGGAAGAAAGGAACCACGCGTATGCAAAGACCGGCAAAACAAATACACCTTCATGACCAAACCACGTCACCTTTACGACCTCCAAGATGACCTTGCCCATGCGTCCTAA